From a single Parambassis ranga chromosome 2, fParRan2.1, whole genome shotgun sequence genomic region:
- the LOC114428409 gene encoding Na(+)/H(+) exchanger beta-like produces the protein MAVLRPARRSSAPLLTGVMCALLLLFLPAASASRDFAPADNETWRNPARSTQEEVPHHQTNSTAHKKAFPVLSFNYEHVRKPFEISLWILLALLMKLAFHIIPRVSHVVPESCLLIVVGLLVGGIIKAVDEKAPVFDSKLFFFYLLPPIILDAGYFLPIRPFTENMGTILMFAVVGTLWNAFFIGGTVYGICQIEAAQLGSVDLLSCLLFGSIISAVDPVSVLSLFEEIHINELLHILVFGESLLNDAVTVVLYHLLKEFSHAGSVTVVDAVLGVVCFFVVSLGGVLVGIIYGVLGAFTSRFTSHSRVIEPLFVFLYSYMAYLSAEVFHLSGIMSLIACGVIMRPYVEANISHKSYTTIKYFLKMWSSVSETLMFIFLGVATVEGPHEWNWTFVIFTVFICLVSRVLGVVGLTAIINKFRIVKLSKKDQFIVAYGGLRGAIAFSLGFLLTDNEMKNLFLTAIITVIFFTVFVQGMTIKPLVELLAVKRKKESKGSINEEIHTQFLDHLLTGIEGICGHYGHHHWKDKLNRFNKSYLKKWLISGNRSTEPQLISFYNKMEMKQAMMLVESGSAAKLPRVSSTASMQNIQPKEQPRRRAMPSISKSREQEIRKMLRANLQNTKQRLRSYSRHDLMIDPLEDNVSEVRFRKQRVEMERRMSHYLTVPAKRQEMPSVRKVWFGPEQQVFTYDDSESPGRPAAPARRGPPDAISLLTESPQRTNQRGGTQAANGGATAKAGEQEEQEEQLKLSRFLSDPGPNKEQEEEEQEE, from the exons ATGGCTGTGCTCCGTCCCGCCCGGAGGAGCTCCGCTCCGCTGCTGACCGGCGTCATGTGCGCTTtactgctcctcttcctccctgctgcctcCGCGAGTCGTGATTTTGCTCCAGCGGACAACGAGACGTGGAGAAATCCAGCCCGATCCACGCAGGAGGAGGTTCCCCACCACCAAACTAACTCCACGGCTCACAAGAAGGCTTTCCCCGTCCTGTCCTTCAACTACGAGCACGTCAGGAAGCCGTTCGAGATCTCTCTGTGGATCCTCCTGGCTCTGCTCATGAAACTCG CCTTTCACATCATTCCCAGAGTGTCGCATGTGGTCCCGGAGAGCTGCCTGCTGATCGTGGTCGGCCTGCTGGTGGGCGGCATCATCAAGGCCGTGGATGAGAAGGCCCCCGTCTTTGACTCgaagctcttcttcttctacctgCTGCCTCCCATCATCCTCGATGCCGGCTACTTCCTGCCCATCCGGCCCTTCACAGAGAACATGGGCACCATCCTGATGTTCGCGGTGGTGGGCACACTGTGGAACGCCTTCTTCATCGGAGGGACGGTTTACGGTATCTGTCAGATCGAGGCAGCCCAGCTGGGCAGTGTGGACCTGCTGTCCTGCCTGCTGTTCGGCTCCATCATCTCGGCGGTGGACCCCGTGTCTGTCCTGTCCCTATTCGAGGAGATCCACatcaatgagctgctgcacatcCTTGTGTTCGGAGAGTCGCTTCTTAACGACGCCGTCACTGTG GTTCTGTATCACCTCTTGAAGGAGTTCTCCCACGCAGGGAGTGTGACCGTCGTAGATGCCGTCCTCGGCGTGGTCTGCTTCTTCGTGGTGTCACTGGGGGGCGTCCTGGTCGGCATCATTTACGGCGTCCTGGGAGCCTTCACGTCCCGCTTCACCTCGCACTCCCGCGTCATCGAGCCGCTGTTTGTCTTCCTCTACAGCTACATGGCTTACCTCTCAGCAGAGGTCTTCCATCTGTCAGGGATCATGTC TTTGATCGCATGCGGCGTGATTATGCGGCCGTATGTGGAGGCCAACATCTCCCACAAGTCCTACACCACCATCAAGTACTTCCTGAAGATGTGGAGCAGCGTGAGTGAGACGCTCATGTTCATCTTCCTCGGGGTGGCCACGGTGGAAGGTCCGCACGAATGGAACTGGACCTTCGTCATCTTCACGGTGTTCATCTGTCTGGTGTCCAGAGTCCTCG gagttGTTGGGCTCACGGCCATCATCAATAAATTCCGTATCGTTAAACTGAGCAAAAAGGACCAGTTCATCGTGGCCTACGGTGGCCTACGAGGCGCCATCGCCTTCTCGCTGGGGTTCCTGTTGACTGACAACGAGATGAAGAATTTGTTCCTCACCGCCATCATCACCGTCATCTTCTTCACCGTCTTTGTCCAA gGGATGACCATCAAGCCTCTGGTGGAGCTCCTGGctgtgaagaggaagaaggagagcaAAGGATCCATTAATGAGGAGATTCACACACAG TTTCTGGATCATCTCCTGACGGGGATTGAAGGTATCTGTGGTCACTATGGACACCATCACTGGAAGGACAA GCTGAATCGCTTCAACAAGTCTTACCTGAAGAAGTGGCTGATCTCGGGCAACCGCTCCACCGAGCCGCAGCTCATCTCCTTCTACAACAAGATGGAGATGAAACAGGCCATGATGCTGGTGGAGAGCGGGAGCGCCGCCAAGCTGCCCAGAGTCAGCTCGACCGCCTCCATGCA GAACATCCAGCCAAAAGAGCAGCCCAGGCGGCGGGCGATGCCGAGCATCTCCAAGAGTCGTGAGCAGGAGATCAGGAAGATGTTGCGAGCCAACCTGCAGAACACCAAGCAGAGG CTCCGCTCGTACAGCAGACACGACCTTATGATCGACCCGCTCGAGGACAACGTGAGCGAGGTTCGCTTCAGGAAGCAGAGGGTGGAGATGGAGAGAAGG ATGAGTCACTACCTCACAGTCCCTGCAAAACGCCAGGAGATGCCGTCCGTGAGGAAAGTCTGGTTTGGTCCAG agcagcaggtttTCACCTATGATGACAGTGAAAGCCCCGGACGCCCCGCTGCCCCGGCTCGCCGCGGCCCTCCTGACGCCATCAGCCTGCTGACCGAGTCGCCTCAGAGGACCAACCAGAGAGGCGGCACACAGGCAGCCAACGGCGGCGCCACGGCAAAGGccggagagcaggaggagcaggaggagcagctgaagctGTCACGCTTCCTTAGTGACCCCGGTCCAAAcaaagaacaggaggaggaggagcaggaggaatgA